The following are encoded in a window of Streptomyces sp. 11x1 genomic DNA:
- a CDS encoding Fur family transcriptional regulator, whose amino-acid sequence MTASQPPNTAEELRGAGLRVTAARVALLETVRDGDHLGVEAIAAGVRDRVGHISLQAVYEALNALAGAGLVRRLEPPGSPALYEGRVGDNHHHLVCRSCGVVVDVDCAVGHAPCLTASDDRGFAIDEAEVIYWGLCPPCSEASSSAP is encoded by the coding sequence ATGACCGCATCCCAGCCCCCGAACACCGCCGAGGAGCTGCGCGGTGCCGGCCTGCGGGTGACGGCCGCGCGCGTGGCGCTGCTGGAGACCGTCCGGGACGGCGACCACCTCGGCGTCGAAGCGATCGCCGCGGGCGTGCGCGATCGCGTGGGCCACATCTCGCTCCAGGCCGTGTACGAGGCCCTGAACGCGCTCGCCGGCGCGGGGCTCGTACGCCGCCTCGAACCACCCGGCAGCCCGGCCCTGTACGAGGGGCGCGTCGGGGACAACCACCACCACCTCGTGTGCCGCAGTTGCGGTGTCGTGGTCGACGTCGACTGCGCGGTCGGGCACGCCCCGTGCCTGACCGCCTCCGACGACCGCGGCTTCGCGATCGACGAGGCCGAGGTCATCTACTGGGGCCTGTGCCCCCCATGTTCCGAAGCCAGCAGTTCAGCACCGTGA
- the katG gene encoding catalase/peroxidase HPI, which produces MTENHDAIVTDAKPEETGGCPVAHGRAAHPTQGGGNRQWWPERLNLKILAKDPVVANPLGESFDYAEAFNNLDLAAAKQDIAEVLTTSQDWWPADFGNYGPLMVRMAWHSAGTYRIHDGRGGGGRGQQRFAPLNSWPDNGNLDKARRLLWPVKKKYGQAISWADLMILTGNVALEQMGFETFGFAGGRADVWEADEDVYWGPETTWLDDQRYTGDRELENPLGAVQMGLIYVNPEGPNGNPDPLAAARDIRETFRRMAMNDEETVALIAGGHTFGKTHGAGPADNVGDDPEAATMEQQGLGWKSTYGTGKGGDAITSGLEVTWTTKPTQWSNDFFDILFGYEWELTQSPAGANQWVAKDAQAIIPDAHSDAKKLPTMLTTDLSLRFDPVYGEISKRFHENPDQFADAFARAWFKLTHRDMGPKSLYLGPEVPAETLIWQDPLPAAEGEIIDAADIAALKTKLLASGLSVSQLVSTAWASASTFRSSDKRGGANGARIRLEPQRGWEVNNPDDLRHVLSVLESIQAEFNSGAKKVSLADLIVLGGAAAVEKAAKDAGYPVEVPFTPGRVDATEEHTDAESFAALEPAADGFRNYQGKGNRLPAEYLLIDRANLLSLSAPELTVLVGGLRVLGANHAQSTHGVFTDTPGVLTNDFFVNLLDLGTTWKSTSADQTLFEGRDADTGEVKWTGTRADLVFGSNSELRALAEVYASDDAKEKFVKDFVAAWAKVSDLDRFDLV; this is translated from the coding sequence ATGACTGAGAACCACGACGCGATCGTCACGGACGCGAAGCCCGAGGAGACGGGAGGCTGCCCGGTCGCTCACGGGCGCGCCGCGCACCCGACCCAGGGCGGCGGGAACCGACAGTGGTGGCCGGAGCGGCTCAACCTGAAGATCCTCGCCAAGGACCCGGTCGTCGCGAACCCCCTCGGTGAGTCGTTCGACTACGCCGAGGCGTTCAACAACCTCGACCTCGCGGCCGCGAAGCAGGACATCGCGGAGGTGCTGACCACCTCGCAGGACTGGTGGCCCGCCGACTTCGGCAACTACGGCCCGCTGATGGTCCGTATGGCCTGGCACAGCGCCGGCACCTACCGCATCCACGACGGCCGCGGCGGTGGCGGTCGCGGCCAGCAGCGCTTCGCGCCGCTGAACAGCTGGCCGGACAACGGCAACCTGGACAAGGCCCGCCGTCTGCTGTGGCCGGTGAAGAAGAAGTACGGCCAGGCCATCTCCTGGGCCGACCTCATGATCCTCACCGGTAACGTCGCCCTGGAGCAGATGGGCTTCGAGACCTTCGGCTTCGCCGGCGGCCGCGCCGACGTGTGGGAGGCCGACGAGGACGTCTACTGGGGCCCCGAGACCACCTGGCTGGACGACCAGCGCTACACGGGCGACCGCGAGCTGGAGAACCCGCTCGGCGCCGTCCAGATGGGTCTGATCTACGTCAACCCGGAGGGCCCCAACGGCAACCCGGACCCGCTCGCCGCGGCCCGCGACATCCGTGAGACCTTCCGTCGCATGGCGATGAACGACGAGGAGACCGTCGCCCTCATCGCCGGTGGCCACACCTTCGGCAAGACCCACGGCGCCGGCCCCGCGGACAACGTGGGCGACGACCCCGAGGCCGCCACCATGGAGCAGCAGGGCCTCGGCTGGAAGTCCACGTACGGCACCGGCAAGGGCGGCGACGCCATCACCTCCGGCCTGGAGGTCACCTGGACCACCAAGCCGACCCAATGGAGCAACGACTTCTTCGACATCCTCTTCGGCTACGAGTGGGAGCTCACCCAGAGCCCCGCCGGCGCCAACCAGTGGGTGGCCAAGGACGCGCAGGCGATCATCCCCGACGCCCACAGCGACGCCAAGAAGCTCCCCACGATGCTCACCACCGACCTCTCGCTGCGCTTCGACCCGGTCTACGGCGAGATCTCCAAGCGCTTCCACGAGAACCCCGACCAGTTCGCGGACGCCTTCGCCCGCGCCTGGTTCAAGCTCACCCACCGTGACATGGGCCCGAAGTCGCTGTACCTCGGCCCGGAGGTCCCGGCGGAGACCCTGATCTGGCAGGACCCGCTGCCGGCGGCCGAGGGCGAGATCATCGACGCCGCCGACATCGCGGCGCTCAAGACCAAGCTGCTCGCCTCGGGTCTGTCGGTCTCGCAGCTGGTGTCCACCGCGTGGGCGTCGGCCTCCACCTTCCGCTCCAGCGACAAGCGCGGCGGCGCCAACGGTGCCCGGATCCGCCTGGAGCCCCAGCGCGGCTGGGAGGTCAACAACCCGGACGACCTGCGTCACGTCCTGAGCGTCCTGGAGAGCATCCAGGCGGAGTTCAACTCCGGCGCCAAGAAGGTCTCCCTGGCCGACCTGATCGTCCTCGGCGGTGCCGCCGCGGTCGAGAAGGCCGCCAAGGACGCCGGGTACCCGGTCGAGGTGCCCTTCACCCCGGGCCGGGTGGACGCGACCGAGGAGCACACGGACGCCGAGTCGTTCGCGGCGCTGGAGCCTGCGGCCGACGGTTTCCGCAACTACCAGGGCAAGGGCAACCGCCTGCCCGCCGAGTACCTGCTGATCGACCGGGCGAACCTGCTCTCGCTGAGCGCCCCCGAGCTGACAGTCCTCGTCGGTGGTCTGCGCGTCCTGGGCGCCAACCACGCCCAGTCCACGCACGGCGTCTTCACCGACACCCCGGGCGTGCTCACCAACGACTTCTTCGTCAACCTGCTCGACCTGGGCACGACCTGGAAGTCCACCTCCGCCGACCAGACCCTCTTCGAGGGCCGTGACGCGGACACCGGTGAGGTCAAGTGGACCGGCACCCGCGCCGACCTGGTCTTCGGCTCCAACTCCGAGCTCCGTGCCCTCGCCGAGGTCTACGCGAGCGACGACGCCAAGGAGAAGTTCGTGAAGGACTTCGTCGCGGCGTGGGCCAAGGTCTCCGACCTCGACCGGTTCGACCTGGTCTGA
- a CDS encoding SDR family oxidoreductase gives MGEPDRRRTGPLDGRTALVTGAGTGIGRATALMLAEEGATVVLVGRRPHVLAEVAAVVADAGGTAFARPAHVEDADEVRELIRWTRDTAGPVDVLVNNAGAAGRVGDVRRLGEDEWHAVVDVNLTAVYLLTRAVLPDMLERGGGSIITISSLAAVRPTPLGGAPYGAAKAGVRNFMAYLRNTYGDDLVRATCVLPGEVDTPVLDSRPEPPSAERRAAMVRPEDVARAVLLCATLPARTVVEELVIAPTRSGRPAGRPG, from the coding sequence ATGGGAGAGCCGGACCGGAGGCGCACAGGACCGCTCGACGGGAGGACCGCGCTGGTCACCGGGGCCGGCACCGGCATCGGCCGGGCGACCGCCCTGATGCTCGCCGAGGAGGGCGCGACCGTGGTCCTGGTCGGACGACGGCCCCATGTCCTCGCCGAGGTGGCCGCCGTCGTCGCGGACGCCGGGGGCACGGCGTTCGCCCGCCCGGCCCACGTCGAGGACGCCGACGAGGTGCGGGAGCTGATCCGCTGGACCCGGGACACGGCCGGCCCCGTGGACGTCCTCGTCAACAACGCCGGTGCGGCCGGCCGGGTCGGTGACGTCCGCCGGCTCGGCGAGGACGAGTGGCACGCCGTGGTCGACGTCAACCTCACCGCGGTCTACCTGCTCACCCGGGCCGTCCTCCCGGACATGCTGGAGCGCGGGGGCGGCTCGATCATCACGATCTCCTCGCTCGCCGCCGTACGGCCCACGCCCCTCGGCGGAGCCCCCTACGGCGCGGCGAAGGCGGGCGTGCGCAACTTCATGGCCTATCTGCGCAACACCTACGGCGACGACCTGGTCCGGGCCACCTGCGTCCTGCCGGGCGAGGTCGACACCCCGGTCCTGGACAGCCGCCCGGAACCACCGAGCGCGGAGCGACGGGCCGCCATGGTGCGGCCGGAGGACGTGGCCCGCGCCGTCCTGCTGTGCGCCACGCTCCCCGCGCGCACGGTCGTCGAGGAACTCGTCATCGCCCCCACGCGGTCGGGGCGGCCGGCGGGCCGACCGGGGTGA